The following are encoded in a window of Carya illinoinensis cultivar Pawnee chromosome 15, C.illinoinensisPawnee_v1, whole genome shotgun sequence genomic DNA:
- the LOC122295835 gene encoding cytochrome P450 82A3-like, producing the protein MDLLSLLSPCLNSVVVGALAIALLLFHLLRRSKDGLLKTPPSPPGAWPIVGHLPLLGGSQLPHKTLGAMADKYGPAFTIQIGLHLALVLSNWEVAKECFTTNDVAVSSRPKLVASKHLGYNSAMFSRAAYGSYWRELRKIVTVELLSNRRLELLSHVRVSEVETSLAQLYKLWTKQRDNSGQVMVDLKQWIGDMNLNLIVRMVAGKRYDFSTSIGDHNKEKARSFQKALREFFRLLGLFVVSDAIPCLGWLDYGGHEKAMKRTAKELDSMIGEWLEDHKRKRALGEGKGEQDFMDVMLSILDGADQLAGNDADTINKATCLNLIAGAGDTNTLTLTWAISLLLNNRHVLRKAQDELDIQVGKERLVEDSDISKLVYLQAIVKETLRLYPAAPLGSPREFSEDCIIGGYHVTKGTRLITNIWKIQTDPLIWSDPLEFKPESFLSTHKDFDVRGKNFELIPFGSGRRVCPGATLALQVVHMTLARILHMFEISTPSNEQVDMTESFGLTNMKATPLEILIAPRLPSKLYALKTIK; encoded by the exons ATGGATCTTCTTTCCCTTCTTTCCCCTTGCCTAAATTCTGTTGTAGTTGGAGCACTTGCCATAGCTCTGTTGTTATTTCATCTTTTAAGGAGGTCTAAAGATGGCTTGCTCAAAACCCCACCAAGTCCGCCGGGTGCATGGCCTATAGTGGGTCACCTGCCTCTATTGGGAGGAAGCCAACTTCCCCACAAAACTTTGGGAGCCATGGCAGACAAATACGGTCCGGCTTTCACTATCCAGATAGGGTTGCACCTAGCCTTGGTGTTGAGCAATTGGGAGGTGGCTAAGGAGTGCTTCACAACCAACGATGTCGCTGTTTCCTCTCGACCCAAACTTGTTGCTTCAAAGCACTTGGGATATAACTCTGCCATGTTCAGCCGCGCAGCCTATGGTTCCTATTGGCGTGAATTGCGTAAAATAGTCACCGTAGAGCTACTCTCTAATCGTCGGCTTGAACTTCTTTCTCACGTTCGAGTCTCCGAAGTTGAGACCTCCTTAGCACAGCTATACAAACTTTGGACCAAGCAAAGGGACAACTCAGGCCAGGTTATGGTGGATCTGAAGCAGTGGATTGGGGACATGAATCTTAACTTGATTGTTAGGATGGTTGCTGGAAAGCGGTACGACTTTTCTACTAGTATAGGGGATCATAACAAAGAAAAGGCACGTAGTTTTCAAAAAGCATTGAGGGAGTTTTTTCGTTTGCTTGGGTTGTTCGTGGTGTCGGATGCCATTCCTTGCCTTGGTTGGTTGGATTATGGTGGACATGAGAAGGCCATGAAGAGAACTGCCAAAGAATTGGACAGTATGATTGGGGAATGGCTGGAAGATCATAAGCGTAAGAGGGCTTTAGGTGAGGGTAAAGGGGAGCAAGATTTCATGGATGTAATGCTTTCTATCCTCGATGGTGCAGACCAGCTTGCAGGCAATGATGCGGATACAATCAACAAAGCCACATGTTTG AATCTGATCGCAGGGGCCGGTGACACCAACACTCTTACCCTAACTTGGGCAATATCGCTCTTGCTAAACAACCGGCATGTGCTTAGAAAGGCCCAAGATGAGCTTGACATCCAAGTGGGAAAGGAAAGACTTGTTGAGGACTCAGATATCAGTAAATTGGTCTATCTCCAAGCCATTGTGAAAGAGACATTACGTTTATATCCAGCAGCTCCATTAGGATCGCCGAGAGAATTCAGTGAGGACTGCATCATAGGCGGATACCATGTCACTAAAGGCACCCGACTCATTACCAACATTTGGAAAATTCAAACGGATCCACTGATATGGTCAGACCCTCTGGAGTTTAAGCCGGAAAGCTTTTTATCAACCCACAAGGATTTTGATGTCAGgggtaaaaattttgaattgatccCATTCGGAAGTGGTCGAAGAGTGTGCCCCGGAGCAACTTTAGCCCTTCAAGTGGTACATATGACACTGGCTCGTATTTTGCACATGTTTGAGATCTCAACTCCCTCGAATGAACAGGTTGATATGACTGAGAGCTTTGGACTGACAAACATGAAAGCCACTCCCCTCGAGATTCTCATCGCACCTCGCCTACCTTCCAAGCTTTATGCATTGAAGACCATCAAATAg